The DNA sequence CCGCTCACTCGGGTACAGTTCAGGCGGCATGTACCACTTGCTGTCTTTGTTCCGGTTTGGGGCGTAGCCTCTCATCAGGTAGCCCGTGAAATAGTTCTGTTTTGGTGGAAGGTCTGGCTTGAGCAGTTTATGAACGAGATAGTCTGTGTTGACGAACATGTCGCTGTCTGTCTTCATGACGTAGGCTGTGTGCGGACAGTGTGTGGCCACCCAGTTCATCCCCATCAGGGTCTTGATGGTTAGGTTGTAGTAGGTGTCCATGTACTCCTGCTGGATGATGTCATGGTGCTGCCTGCTCTCCTCCTCGATGGAGCGCTGCTGGTAGGAGTTGCGGTTCTTCCCCAGTCCCAGGAGGAACAGCCGTACGAAATCCAAGCCGGAGGCCACGCTGTCGTTGCCCCAGGTCTGCCTGATGGCGTTTCTGGCGTCTGTCTGGCCAGGCTCCGCCGCGATCAGGAGCACCAGGAACGGCTTCCTGTCCAGGCATTTGTCGGGCTCGTTGATGATGTAGCGGAACGGCTGTGCTATGAAGCggcctcccggccccgactccCCGTTCAGGCTACCGTTGGCGCTCAGGGAGTTCTCCAGGCCCGTCACCCCCTGCAGGGACCCCCCTGCCTCAGCCTGGTGAGAGCTGCTGTTGGCCGCCATCTTGGGGGGCATGGGGAGGGACTCTTTCCAGATGCCCCTCAGCGCGCTCTGGTTGGTCTCGCTCTTCTGTGAGCGGAAACCGCCCCGCACCGTGTAGGCGACCGGGTTTTCCCTCCGGCCGCTCCTACCTAGGAGCCAGTCCTGGTGGCTGAAGAGGACGACGACGCCCACCAGGGAGGCGAGGGAGAGCAGGCCGGCCACGTGGGAGCGGAAGAGTGACCTCTTGACGTTCCAGGTCATCTTGATCAGACAGCAGTGTCGCCGCCTCCACTGCATGATGCAGACGCGAAGCGCTCCGCCGCGCTGTGCTCACGTTAATTGGAATCAGATGTGCATCTTGAGCTCCGTTGGCCTCATCGGCAGTGGCAGCTCCTTGGGCCCCCAGTGCAGTAGTGGGGCAGCTGACACATCCTGCACATAAGCCTCTGGACCCCCTCACTGCAATATTTCCCGCACGTCAGCCGTTCATGCCTCAGTGTATCCGCATAAGAATCTCTGGGTCTTCAGATGGCGTGCACCATGGTCATCTGGAAGAGACAAGAGAGGAGAGATCAAAGCGCGGAGAGACATGGAATCGTCTCGCCATGACTAACCATCAAGTTTCAGCGTAACGTGAAACCTCAGTATCGAGCTGGAGGTTTTTGTACAGTGCCGCGGAGgatttccccctcccccatctcagCTGCAAGTTTTATTTAGTAAGTCTTAATGCATGCAAAAGATTTGTTGGTAACCGGATGATTGGGTTGCTCTGCATGCATGTGAAAGACAGTCATAAAATGTGACACAGGTGTAGGACTTGCGATGTGGTATTATCGACCACAACCCCCCCTGCACTGACACTCCGCTCTCAGCGGCAGGCCAGGAAGTGCTGTCACGATGAATTGTCAGAGTCCAGGAGAACCTGATGCAGAATTCATAGACTGCAGATGGCGATAACAGCTTTCACCTGACGTTCGCCTCGCACATATCCATCTGGTTGGCTGTGGTTTGGCTCGTCGAAAAATAAGTTCCTGTCCTTATGTGATGTAGCCTGACAGTTCCTGATAAGCTCGCTCTTTAACTCCACGTTATCCTCTTTTTGTGAGTTCAGAACTATGGCTTTGGGCGCGGGCAGCTCTTGGTGCTGTCTCTCGTTTCTGGTGTGTTTCACAGCTACCTGCAAGCGACAGAGCGCTTTCACCTTTTCAACAGTCTGTTTACTCAGCTCGGGAGACAGACGGTTCGTGCTGGGATTTTAAAGTTTAACGGGTGGCAGATCCGTACCGGTTTTGATGTGTGgaatatttatttgatttttttcatcaCTGTGAAAAGGTTGCATTTCTTGAAGTTTCCAGCGTTCCTGTGCCCTTCGTTCTGAATAAGGATGGTCCTCGGGTTTATAAATTAAGAGCTTGTCCAGAAGAATTTGATTTTAAAGTCAGACTGGCCGGTTTGCCCTGCTTTAGCCATCCTGATTAGTCCGCTAAAATTGCATCCATCGCTCAAACGCTATGAGCTCAGACAGGTTTCCTTCATCTCTAATAAACTGGTAAGGCAGCTCCTGGCGTCGGTCCGAAAGGTCATTTGTGACAGGTTCCCAGCCACTGGATTTATGCATGGCTCATTTATCAATCTGCCCTGACCGGCCCTGACAAATGCAAACAAAACCCAGTGAATATTTATCTACCAAAGATCTTCAAGTTAAATATGTTTGGACATAAATGCATAATTACTGTGCGTGTTGGtatgaaaaaaatgttaatcGCTAGATTTATTGTTCTTTTGTTTATGTGGGTTAATGGAAGGTTAGTATTCTGGCGTTTATGGATTGCACTATGGTAATGCGGGGAATaggttacacacacacacacacacacacacacacacacacacacacacacacacacacacacacacacacacacacacacacacacacacacacacacacagtgtttcAAAAAATGGCCGTAGTCATGAACTCCTGGTGGTTAGTCTTGTTCTGTTTTCGGTTGCATAATGTTTCATTTAACTGTGTATAGTCATGTGCAGCCTTTAATATTTCAGGACGCTGCAATCCAAGCATGCTGTCGTAGTCTGTGCGGAATGTTGGGATGCTAAATGGAAAAGGTGAATTTTCTTTGCACCTCTGATTTAAAAATAGCTACCTGCGTTGTTCTTTTTAGGAATTGTGTTTTTCTGGCTTTTGCACAAGAGTAGTTCTATGTTTAAAGCAGCGTGTGACTCTGAATATTAGTCTCTGGTAGTTCATAAAAATATACCATTGCAAGTTTATGGAGCCAGAACTTCATTAAATAGTGACACATCGTAGCatataaattgttttaaaagcaggtagtgtgtgtgtatgctaggTAGCATGGCGATTGCCGTGTTAGCTATTGAAGTAGAACCCTGATGCCGGGaatctttgtttgtttttggatACCTTTTAGTTTTAAATAGGTTAGGACATTAGCAGTCAGGATGTAGGGCAGTTTTTATTAATATGGTTTATTATATGCAGTGTCCACCCGTGGGAAagagcacagggcacacacacacacacacacacacacacacacacacacacagctgtgcaTTTTTACTTCACAGCTGAGGCTCTGCCTGTTATGGAGTCGCCCCGCGTGTCCGAGAATTCTGACAGTTCGGGCCGAACGTGCACCGTACCCGGACCTCtctgagaaccccccccccccctccccggtcGGGCAAGGGGGCGGGGGTGGAGACCGCGAGGCAGACGAGGACGTACCTCAGGCTGGAGCTGCTCATCGCGGTGGGGAAAGGCTGCCGCAGCCGCTCGCCGTCTGGCACGCCATTACTGCCGTCGTCAGAACCGCCAAAGCTTGTGCTCTTCTGTCCACCGTCacgcgcccccccccatcccggcTTCCCCGCATTCCATCCATACAGTGATCGGTTATGCTTTTTCCTCCCTCCGTCTCCCCACCTCGAATCTTCCTTGTATCTGTAGTCCACAGGCTTCTGAGATAAACAGTTTTCCTTCCTCCCTCTATTTCTAGAGGAACAGCTTTGTCTGGTCTTTGTTGGCGTGGCGTAGCGCGCGATTGCAGTCTGAGCCGCGCCGCGCCGCACGAGCGGGGCTGGGGAGCCGCTCTAGCTGCAGCGGAGGCAGAGCGCTACGCTACATACTCCTTCATGTTGCTAGGCAGGATGGCGGTGTTGCCGGAGAGCAGAACGCGGAGTCCACCCCtggccctccccccccccccgtgttggCCGCATTTACAGCGCGATCTGGCCAGAGTGGAAGGTCCTCCGCCCCTGTTCCGGAAAGGCAGCTGTTTAAACACGGTGTCTGACAGGCAGCGTTACAGTGACAGAACACAAGCCGTCACTGCTTTCTTAATAGGGCTCCCACGTGACCTATTCATATTCATtccgccccaccccccatctagccccccccccctttcccaccACCCTCTTAAGAGATGGGGGGATTTAACTCCATGCTGCCtggatggaggagagagagccTTTATTTTGTCTCGGCATGTATTATTTCATGGGTTTCACATGGCTTTGGTTCTGGgctgtttgtattatttttttgtgttactCCAGCTGTCCAGTTCagcacaaaacaaaatgtatgacAATATTAGTTAGGAAAAGGGGGGGCGTTGAAGAATTTACCCATCCATTGAACTTGTTTTGCAAAGTGTCAGTTACATTGAGAAACAAAACCCAGAGCAGCTTCCTTTTGGGTCTGAATCGGGAAAGCGGTGCTGATGCTTTGCATTTTGCAAATGGGTTTTGTTTGACATTGTTCGCATATATAAAAACGAGTGTCCTGCTTTTGGACCGACACTCAGGATTCACACAGGAGCAGTGCTGTGCATCAATCACATTTTGTCAATAGATGTCCAGTCTGCAGAACTTTGGAGTATTTAGGCAAATCTGGTTAAGTTTAAATCGCTGTTTCCAGAGCAGCTCATTCGGAATATGGGTTTACTGTCAGCAGGCGAACGTGTGCCCTCAGAGGATAGGGTGGGCTTCTTAAAGCAGAAATCCAGAAGAACCTGTCCCTAAGCTCTCCGTGTGTTTACTCGACACTTTGGCTACAATGCAGACCAGTTTTGAAACGTCATATGAAACTCTAGGTCATACAGGTCATTGTCCACATGCTATgtatatttttgtctgtttcgTATTATCAAAAATGGGGAATAAAAGATATGTCTTGAAGATGGTTGTGTTGGGTGAGCATTCACTTGTGTGGAATCTGAGGTTTTTAGGGGTAAATAATTATTCCTGTTTGTAAGGAAATTTTACAGTATTCTAAATGGACACTTTGCCTTAATGGGGAGGTATTTAATAAAACTACTCTTTCAGTGAATGATTTACTTAAATTACCTATGAATGTCAAGCTATAAAAATTATGACTTGCAGCTCTTACGAAAAACAACCTTGTCTTCCATTGATAATTCCTTCATCTATTCCGTTCATCGTGGCAGTTGAATTGCGTTGGGGAAAATGCAATCAGTTATTTATATTAGATGCTATTGCCCCTGCAATAAACATTTATAAGGcaatctgtgtttttttttttctccaagtTAAGATCTGGCTGGGAAATTCAAATACTTCCCTAATTTCCCTCAGTGAGTGCTAACTGGCTATGAAATATTCAGCGTACTTTTCAGGTCTCAGTGTCCTGAGCTGCTGCAGTCGCAGCCGCTGCTGTTCTCACAGTGGAAAAAGGCAGGATTATCGCTCCGCTCCTTAATGACAAATTAAACATCCTGGGTGACTTGCCAGAATCCCAGGATACCCCAAATAATGGAAGACCTTTATTCTCAATTCAATGAAAATCGAAAATGAAACTCCGCTCAGTACTGCATTTAAAATGACTACCAGGCAAATAGTCACACAGGCTTGTATTTTTCCTTCCTTTTGTTTCCTGTTTAATCGTGTCATCTCTGGTGGACAAAGTATGCCGCTTTTGGTTTTTGCTCATGCCTGAAAGGTAATCACAAGAACCGGATTGGTCAATCACCCTGTACCTTGTGTCGTTATTGGTATGCAGGATTATACCCAGCTATGAACATAATTGGCTGTAAGTTCAAGGGAACACAACTTTTGAAGTCTTGGTTGAAAAACGTTAATTATTCAGCAGTCCTGTATAATATGTTGCCTGCGCGGCCGTTTA is a window from the Paramormyrops kingsleyae isolate MSU_618 chromosome 21, PKINGS_0.4, whole genome shotgun sequence genome containing:
- the LOC111841043 gene encoding beta-1,3-galactosyltransferase 2, with the protein product MQWRRRHCCLIKMTWNVKRSLFRSHVAGLLSLASLVGVVVLFSHQDWLLGRSGRRENPVAYTVRGGFRSQKSETNQSALRGIWKESLPMPPKMAANSSSHQAEAGGSLQGVTGLENSLSANGSLNGESGPGGRFIAQPFRYIINEPDKCLDRKPFLVLLIAAEPGQTDARNAIRQTWGNDSVASGLDFVRLFLLGLGKNRNSYQQRSIEEESRQHHDIIQQEYMDTYYNLTIKTLMGMNWVATHCPHTAYVMKTDSDMFVNTDYLVHKLLKPDLPPKQNYFTGYLMRGYAPNRNKDSKWYMPPELYPSERYPVFCSGTGYVFSGDLAQKIYRASLSIRRLHLEDVYVGICLAKLRIDPVPPPNEFVFNHWRVSYSSCKYSHLITSHQFQPNELIKYWNHLQSNKHNACVNAAKEKAGRYRHRKLHWMVGQ